From the genome of Leptolyngbyaceae cyanobacterium, one region includes:
- a CDS encoding alkaline phosphatase D family protein, producing MQRQSYQRITRRKFILNSALTSGGIIAANLLSKKGLAQAPGIVVPEKMRPQTPYGVATGDINGNSAVIWSRCDRPAKMIVEYSTSENFRNLQQVVGGEASLNSDFTARTYLSNLPPNQQIFYRVIFQDLSDLNMYGFPATGTFRTPPENDRDILFAWSGCSMGQGWGINPDRGGLTIYETMRKLDPDFFIHCGDNVYADDPILPEIKLADGSIWRNITTPAKSKVAETLAEFRGNYIYNLLDRNILNFNAQVPLLVQWDDHETKNNWYPGKILTDDDRYQLVKSCDTLAARAKQAFLEYMPIRLNENDSQRIYRSFKYGPKLDIFMLDLRTYRGPNTANRDRAASDKSAMMGREQLRWLKTQLLLSKATWKVISSDMPIGIIVRDGEKAFESFANGDGPPLGRELEIADLLSFIKENNIKNVVWLTSDLHYAVATYYDPGKAKFTDFKPFWEFAAGPLHGGGYGPQPIDNTFGPEVKYQSATPGMKQNLPLTEGMLFFGTVRINGNTEVMTVSLINMEGRTVYDLELPPEL from the coding sequence GGTGGAATTATTGCCGCTAACTTATTATCAAAAAAGGGATTAGCGCAAGCGCCGGGAATCGTCGTACCGGAAAAGATGCGACCCCAAACACCATACGGTGTAGCAACTGGCGACATCAACGGTAACAGCGCGGTAATTTGGAGTCGTTGCGATCGCCCTGCCAAAATGATTGTAGAATATTCCACCAGCGAGAATTTCCGCAACCTACAGCAAGTCGTTGGCGGCGAAGCTTCCCTCAATAGTGACTTTACAGCGCGAACTTATCTTTCCAACTTACCGCCCAATCAACAAATATTTTATCGGGTAATTTTTCAGGATCTTAGCGATCTAAATATGTACGGTTTTCCGGCAACGGGGACTTTCCGCACTCCACCAGAAAACGATCGCGATATTTTATTTGCTTGGTCGGGTTGCTCGATGGGTCAAGGTTGGGGTATAAATCCAGACCGGGGGGGTCTAACTATATATGAAACGATGAGAAAGTTAGACCCAGATTTTTTCATTCACTGCGGCGATAACGTTTATGCTGACGATCCGATTTTGCCAGAAATAAAATTAGCAGATGGTAGCATCTGGCGAAATATTACCACTCCCGCCAAGTCAAAAGTTGCGGAAACTTTAGCCGAGTTTCGCGGTAACTACATCTATAACTTATTAGATCGAAATATTCTGAATTTCAACGCACAAGTGCCGTTGTTAGTGCAGTGGGATGACCACGAAACTAAAAATAATTGGTATCCAGGGAAAATTTTAACCGACGACGATCGCTATCAATTAGTGAAAAGTTGCGATACCCTGGCAGCTAGGGCAAAACAGGCATTTTTGGAATATATGCCAATTCGCTTAAACGAAAACGATTCCCAACGAATTTATCGATCGTTTAAATATGGCCCTAAATTGGACATTTTCATGCTGGATTTACGCACTTATCGAGGGCCAAACACAGCTAATCGCGATCGCGCAGCTAGTGACAAAAGCGCGATGATGGGAAGAGAACAACTGCGGTGGTTAAAAACTCAGTTGCTTCTTTCTAAAGCAACTTGGAAAGTGATTTCTAGCGATATGCCAATTGGTATTATCGTGCGTGATGGAGAAAAAGCATTTGAAAGCTTCGCCAATGGTGATGGCCCACCTTTAGGAAGAGAATTAGAAATAGCCGATCTGCTGAGTTTTATCAAGGAAAATAACATTAAAAACGTAGTCTGGCTAACCTCAGATTTGCATTATGCCGTAGCTACTTATTACGACCCAGGAAAAGCCAAGTTTACTGATTTTAAACCATTTTGGGAGTTTGCGGCTGGCCCGTTGCACGGCGGCGGTTATGGGCCGCAACCGATCGACAACACTTTTGGCCCCGAAGTCAAATATCAAAGCGCGACTCCCGGTATGAAACAAAACTTACCCCTTACGGAAGGTATGCTGTTTTTCGGCACAGTTAGAATTAACGGCAACACGGAGGTAATGACGGTTTCTCTGATTAATATGGAAGGTAGAACTGTTTACGACTTGGAGTTACCTCCAGAACTTTAG
- a CDS encoding DUF4327 family protein, whose protein sequence is MFTSTVRYSIDVIKDEARQLVEKGLVSRQQPIYILCQYIRPGEWQCVECELESCGYLLRDRICDLVPCEIWNED, encoded by the coding sequence ATGTTTACCTCTACAGTGCGCTATTCCATAGACGTTATAAAAGATGAAGCTCGCCAACTAGTAGAAAAAGGTCTGGTTAGTCGGCAACAGCCCATTTATATTCTTTGTCAGTACATTCGTCCGGGGGAATGGCAGTGTGTTGAGTGTGAATTAGAAAGTTGTGGATATTTGCTCAGAGATCGAATTTGCGATTTAGTGCCTTGTGAAATATGGAATGAAGATTAA
- a CDS encoding filamentous hemagglutinin N-terminal domain-containing protein, whose translation MKHWCYFVKKRNALIFQQKFKKSAIAIILVGNGSIAIPSHPAFAQIVPDTTLGNENSTVTPIDSTFDRIDGGATRGINLFHSFQEFNIDEGRGVYFTNPAGIQNIFSRVTGTNLSQILGTLGVTGGNASLFLINPNGIIFGQNARLDVAGSFVGTTAHAVQFGQQGFFSAAAPNVPQILTVNPSAFLFNQITGPIVNQSTADETGMQVPAGASLMLVGGDITLDGGILQAPGGRIELGGLADKGSIQINWEANNLNLTFPTDVKRANVSLENNARVDVSADGGGNIAINVDNLNVTGKSQIRAGIASQLGTVDAQAGNIDINATGTLSLTDASLISNAVQSEAIGKGGNVNITVGALSVTEQAELQTLTQGQGDAGNIMIKANDNVNFNQSFVFSGITEEAIGNAGNIEIDTSSLSISNGAQLQSLTRGEGNAGNIAIRVEDAVTLDGMVEDTAPSGITSLVELGAFGKGGDITIQGRSIFVTNGAQLGTSTFGQGDAGKINIQATEKVVFDGGLSNTFATAIFSNVTEGAVGNAGGINITAGSLFVNNSAFVDSSTFGEGNGGDLSIQTNDDISVVAGSIQATVGERAIGNAGNINIQGRSLFVSDGGLLITRTNGEGNAGNINVNVTDIAIITGVPKNEDPSIIQTLASGIYSNTEFGAIGDGGNIHIQAGTLNVTDGAQINASTISTGKAGNINIVVGNALTIAGENDFPSRSQITSRVGGFSSNNTVLFAEGDGGDITIKAGSLALLDGATIDTITFGLGDAGNIAFDVRDDFTLAESAINSRVAFGAEGKGGNISVQAESLSVKEGAEITGSSFGNGNAGNIDISVRDRISLTGVDDEYASQITTEVGGASTGKAGYIQLKARSLEITDGALLSSRTFAEGDAGNISIEATDSVTISGTAQPTSPDSLIKGISSGIFTSSEGPIEFSGIGGEITLTTGTLQVTKGAVLSATTLSGSPGGNIVVNANRLELSDGGQLLTTTFSDGNAGNITVKANENIIISGSDPTFTDRLAQLQNVQNEASSEGFESINLIGQSPASGLFANTGKDSTGTGGNLTIFANQLTIANEAAAAVTSQGTGGAGTLKITAPILQLSNSNLTADTQEKGQGNIELNAQNILLRRNSLISTNAGNTTGGNIAIDTQLLTALENSDITANAVAGFGGRVNITAQGVIGSQFRAQQTPNSDITATSELGSQFSGIVEINTPEVDPSAGLIELPENVLDINRLVAQSCPANPNEQGSEFFITGRAGLPPNPNEALSDEATWIDLRPTNKASNNQTQTPISDRQFSPHTTKIVEATGWAIAPDGKLILIANSLNPTPHSPTFTPPSCQNK comes from the coding sequence ATGAAACACTGGTGCTACTTCGTCAAGAAAAGGAACGCACTAATCTTTCAGCAGAAATTTAAAAAAAGTGCGATCGCTATTATTCTGGTGGGAAATGGATCGATCGCAATTCCGAGTCATCCCGCTTTCGCTCAAATCGTCCCCGATACCACTTTAGGTAACGAAAATTCGACAGTTACGCCCATTGATTCCACATTCGATCGCATTGACGGCGGCGCAACTAGAGGAATTAACTTATTTCATAGCTTTCAAGAGTTTAACATTGACGAAGGACGAGGAGTTTATTTCACAAATCCCGCAGGCATTCAAAACATTTTCAGTCGGGTAACGGGAACAAATCTTTCCCAAATTTTAGGAACTCTCGGCGTTACTGGCGGTAATGCCAGCTTATTTTTAATTAACCCAAATGGCATCATTTTCGGGCAGAATGCTCGTTTGGATGTGGCAGGTTCATTTGTGGGAACAACCGCTCATGCAGTTCAATTCGGGCAACAAGGTTTTTTTAGTGCTGCTGCGCCAAACGTTCCGCAAATCCTTACAGTCAATCCTTCTGCTTTTCTATTCAATCAAATTACTGGCCCGATCGTCAATCAATCCACCGCCGATGAAACGGGAATGCAAGTTCCGGCGGGTGCAAGTTTAATGCTAGTTGGTGGTGACATCACCTTAGACGGCGGTATCCTCCAAGCACCGGGAGGACGCATAGAATTAGGCGGTTTAGCAGACAAAGGAAGCATTCAAATTAACTGGGAAGCAAATAATCTCAATTTAACTTTTCCCACCGATGTAAAACGTGCAAATGTCTCCTTAGAAAATAACGCTCGCGTCGATGTCAGTGCTGACGGTGGTGGAAATATTGCTATTAATGTTGATAATTTGAATGTAACGGGAAAAAGTCAAATCCGGGCAGGGATAGCATCACAATTAGGTACAGTTGATGCTCAAGCGGGAAATATTGATATTAATGCTACTGGAACGCTTAGTTTAACTGATGCTAGCTTGATTTCTAATGCCGTGCAATCGGAAGCGATCGGTAAAGGAGGAAACGTTAACATTACCGTAGGAGCGCTTTCTGTTACCGAGCAAGCAGAACTGCAAACTCTCACTCAAGGACAGGGAGATGCAGGCAATATTATGATTAAAGCTAACGATAACGTTAACTTTAATCAAAGTTTTGTTTTCAGTGGAATAACCGAAGAAGCTATCGGTAATGCGGGAAATATTGAGATTGATACTAGTTCCCTTTCTATTAGTAATGGCGCACAACTACAATCCTTAACTAGAGGAGAGGGAAATGCAGGAAATATTGCTATTCGAGTAGAAGATGCAGTTACTTTAGATGGAATGGTAGAAGATACTGCTCCCAGCGGAATCACTAGTTTGGTGGAATTGGGAGCATTTGGTAAAGGCGGTGATATTACTATTCAAGGACGATCGATTTTCGTAACGAATGGCGCTCAATTAGGTACTAGCACTTTCGGACAAGGTGATGCCGGAAAAATCAACATTCAAGCCACAGAAAAAGTAGTATTTGATGGGGGATTAAGTAACACTTTTGCCACTGCTATTTTTAGTAACGTAACAGAGGGAGCAGTTGGTAATGCAGGGGGTATTAATATCACTGCCGGATCGTTATTTGTTAATAATAGTGCTTTTGTGGATTCTAGCACTTTTGGCGAAGGAAATGGAGGTGATTTATCCATTCAAACCAATGATGATATATCTGTGGTGGCAGGAAGCATTCAAGCTACAGTAGGAGAGCGTGCGATTGGTAATGCTGGTAATATTAATATTCAGGGCCGATCGCTTTTTGTCAGTGATGGCGGTTTATTAATCACTCGCACGAATGGAGAAGGAAATGCTGGCAATATAAATGTGAATGTAACCGATATTGCCATTATTACGGGAGTGCCAAAAAATGAAGATCCTTCGATAATTCAAACATTAGCTAGTGGAATTTATAGCAATACAGAGTTTGGTGCGATCGGTGATGGCGGTAACATTCACATCCAAGCTGGAACGCTAAATGTTACCGATGGCGCTCAAATTAATGCCAGTACAATTAGCACTGGCAAAGCAGGAAATATTAATATAGTGGTGGGAAATGCCCTAACAATTGCAGGAGAAAATGACTTTCCCAGCCGCAGTCAAATTACCAGTCGAGTCGGTGGATTTAGTTCTAATAATACGGTGCTATTTGCGGAAGGAGATGGAGGCGATATTACCATCAAAGCGGGATCGTTAGCATTACTTGACGGCGCAACTATAGATACAATTACCTTTGGCTTGGGAGATGCCGGCAATATCGCTTTTGATGTACGAGATGACTTTACTTTGGCAGAGAGTGCGATCAATAGCCGTGTAGCATTTGGTGCAGAAGGTAAAGGCGGTAACATCAGCGTGCAAGCAGAATCGCTTTCCGTGAAGGAAGGAGCGGAGATCACGGGTAGCTCTTTTGGCAACGGAAATGCTGGCAATATAGATATTTCAGTTCGCGATCGCATTTCTTTAACAGGGGTAGATGATGAGTATGCCAGCCAAATTACTACGGAGGTTGGTGGTGCTAGTACTGGTAAAGCCGGATACATTCAGCTAAAAGCGCGATCGCTAGAAATTACAGATGGTGCGCTACTATCTTCTCGCACCTTTGCAGAAGGAGATGCTGGCAATATTTCCATTGAAGCAACTGACTCGGTTACTATTTCTGGAACAGCACAACCAACCTCCCCTGATTCGCTCATCAAAGGCATATCAAGCGGCATATTTACTAGTAGTGAAGGGCCGATTGAATTTAGCGGAATTGGCGGTGAAATTACCCTCACCACTGGCACTTTGCAAGTAACCAAAGGAGCAGTTTTAAGTGCTACCACATTAAGCGGATCTCCGGGCGGAAATATTGTAGTTAATGCCAATCGTTTAGAATTATCCGATGGAGGACAATTACTCACCACAACTTTTAGCGATGGCAATGCTGGAAATATCACTGTTAAGGCAAATGAAAATATAATTATTTCAGGAAGCGATCCTACATTTACCGATCGATTAGCCCAACTACAAAATGTGCAAAATGAAGCCTCATCTGAGGGTTTTGAATCGATCAATTTAATCGGTCAAAGTCCCGCCAGTGGATTATTTGCTAATACCGGAAAAGATTCCACAGGTACGGGGGGAAACTTGACAATTTTTGCTAACCAGTTGACTATTGCAAATGAAGCCGCAGCCGCAGTCACCAGCCAAGGAACCGGAGGTGCAGGTACGTTAAAAATAACCGCTCCTATCTTGCAATTAAGCAATAGTAATTTAACTGCCGACACTCAAGAAAAAGGGCAAGGAAATATTGAATTAAACGCACAAAATATCCTACTGCGTCGCAACAGTTTAATTAGTACCAACGCAGGAAACACCACAGGCGGTAATATTGCGATCGATACGCAATTATTAACCGCCCTAGAAAATAGCGATATTACAGCCAATGCAGTAGCAGGTTTTGGCGGTAGAGTTAACATCACCGCCCAAGGGGTTATTGGCAGTCAGTTTCGCGCACAACAAACCCCAAACAGTGACATCACCGCCACATCTGAATTAGGTTCGCAATTTAGCGGCATTGTAGAAATTAATACCCCCGAAGTTGACCCCAGCGCGGGATTAATAGAATTGCCAGAAAATGTATTGGATATTAACCGATTAGTTGCCCAAAGTTGCCCAGCCAATCCTAACGAACAAGGTAGCGAATTTTTCATTACCGGACGCGCTGGTTTACCCCCCAATCCCAATGAAGCCCTCAGCGATGAAGCGACTTGGATAGATTTAAGACCAACTAATAAAGCTTCAAATAATCAAACTCAAACACCAATAAGCGATCGTCAATTCTCTCCTCATACTACCAAAATAGTCGAAGCTACAGGTTGGGCGATCGCACCCGATGGTAAGCTAATCTTAATCGCCAATTCACTTAATCCCACACCCCATTCCCCAACATTCACCCCCCCTTCCTGCCAAAACAAGTAA
- a CDS encoding FGGY-family carbohydrate kinase, translated as MNLYLGIDFGTSGARAILINETGIIETETQYPFENSVNLANLWQQALFSLIHQIPQQLREQIKAICMNGTSSTVLLCDAAGNPIDEPLLYNDARGAEVLDKVREIAPPNHTVISATSSLAKLFWWLEKIPPNPPYQGGDKRRFYFLHQADWLAFLLHGKLGISDYHNALKLGYDVENLCYPEWLVCSKDFSPFLRTEVLTTNLEDISIQLPEVVAPGTPIGEVTLEIAHSLGLRKDCVVCAGTTDSIAAFLASGATSPGEASTSLGSTLVIKLLSRTRVDDAKYGIYSHRLPINLTPPAPLPYQGRGENYSPLLAGEGLGARSDLWLVGGASNTGGAVLRQFFTDSELENLSKEIDGENEILLDYYPLLKPGDRFPINDPNLQPKLSPRPENPAEFLHGLLESIARIEARGYQLLQQFGATPLTRVYTAGGGAKNPTWMAIRARYLKVPILPPVNTAAAYGTALLAMRGVGNDITVCSED; from the coding sequence ATGAACCTCTACCTTGGCATCGATTTTGGTACATCTGGCGCACGGGCAATATTAATCAATGAAACAGGAATTATCGAAACTGAAACGCAATATCCATTTGAAAATTCAGTAAATTTAGCAAACCTTTGGCAGCAAGCTTTGTTTTCTCTCATTCACCAAATTCCTCAACAACTACGGGAGCAAATTAAAGCGATTTGTATGAACGGGACTTCCTCTACCGTGCTACTTTGTGATGCTGCTGGTAATCCAATTGATGAACCGCTTTTGTATAACGATGCGCGGGGTGCAGAAGTATTGGATAAAGTGAGGGAAATTGCACCGCCAAACCATACCGTAATCAGCGCTACTTCTTCCCTCGCCAAACTCTTCTGGTGGTTAGAAAAGATTCCCCCTAACCCCCCTTACCAAGGGGGGGATAAGAGAAGGTTTTATTTTTTGCATCAGGCAGATTGGTTGGCTTTTTTATTACATGGAAAATTAGGAATTAGTGATTATCACAATGCTTTGAAACTCGGTTACGATGTGGAAAATCTCTGTTATCCGGAATGGCTAGTTTGTAGTAAGGACTTTAGTCCTTTTTTGAGGACTGAAGTCCTCACTACGAACTTAGAAGATATATCGATACAATTGCCGGAAGTTGTTGCACCGGGAACTCCGATAGGTGAAGTAACATTGGAAATTGCTCATAGTTTAGGTTTAAGAAAAGATTGCGTAGTTTGTGCGGGGACTACTGATAGTATTGCCGCATTTCTTGCTAGCGGTGCAACTTCTCCCGGTGAAGCTAGTACATCTTTGGGTTCTACTTTGGTGATTAAATTGTTGAGTCGCACTCGCGTAGATGATGCAAAATATGGAATTTACAGTCATAGGTTACCAATAAACCTAACCCCCCCAGCCCCCCTTCCCTACCAGGGAAGGGGGGAGAATTACTCCCCTCTCCTTGCAGGAGAGGGGTTGGGGGCGAGGTCTGATTTATGGTTAGTTGGAGGTGCGTCTAATACTGGTGGTGCGGTGTTGCGGCAGTTTTTTACTGATAGTGAATTGGAAAATTTAAGTAAAGAAATTGATGGAGAAAACGAGATTTTGCTTGATTATTATCCTTTGTTGAAACCAGGAGATCGCTTTCCTATTAATGACCCGAATTTGCAGCCAAAGTTATCACCTCGACCGGAAAATCCAGCGGAATTTTTGCATGGTTTGTTGGAAAGTATTGCTCGGATTGAAGCACGGGGTTATCAGTTATTGCAACAATTTGGTGCAACGCCGTTAACTCGCGTTTATACTGCTGGCGGTGGTGCAAAGAATCCTACTTGGATGGCAATTCGCGCTCGTTATTTAAAAGTACCTATTTTACCGCCAGTGAATACTGCTGCTGCTTATGGTACGGCGCTGTTGGCGATGAGGGGTGTTGGGAATGATATCACAGTTTGTAGTGAGGACTAA
- a CDS encoding tellurite resistance TerB family protein, whose product MGKGKYEEVFSAEGQSEQTLSPEEAVVAIVFVAMFANNDVNDEDLEYLSDMLSSLEIFDNYSTVEMQEVLDDITSIYDEEGIGVLFNTAVASISDELVETAFESAVEVVLVDDSLSEESENFLFALQKALAIPEEIAQEIIDDLVIVED is encoded by the coding sequence ATGGGTAAGGGTAAGTATGAAGAAGTGTTTTCAGCAGAGGGCCAAAGCGAACAAACGCTTAGCCCGGAAGAAGCAGTAGTTGCCATAGTATTTGTAGCAATGTTTGCTAATAATGACGTGAATGATGAAGATTTGGAATATTTAAGTGATATGCTATCGAGTTTGGAGATTTTCGATAACTATTCAACGGTAGAAATGCAAGAAGTGTTAGATGATATTACTTCTATTTACGATGAAGAAGGTATCGGTGTTTTGTTTAATACGGCAGTAGCATCAATTTCCGATGAATTGGTAGAAACAGCTTTTGAATCAGCAGTTGAAGTAGTTTTAGTAGATGATAGTTTATCGGAAGAATCAGAGAATTTTTTATTTGCGCTTCAAAAAGCTTTGGCTATTCCAGAGGAAATAGCGCAAGAAATTATCGATGATTTAGTTATAGTGGAAGATTAA
- a CDS encoding tetratricopeptide repeat protein, protein MLQVAIFVCVGWLASVCLHEFGHAIVAYWGGDTSVKEKGYLTLNPLKYTDFNLSLVLPLIFLLLGGIPLPGAAVYINHHRLRNRFWKSAVSAAGPLFSILVMLILAIIFKLGFPSSLDAINTISLGGNGEALSINDYTWIWPALAFLIYLEAFVVIINLLPIPSLDGFGIIEPWLPPEMQNQARKFSKFGIILLFGLLWFVEPLGSALARGAFYITHLLGISSLMISLGAQLFNKWAAFLLVAAIIIAFVVRKITQKPHEAWYEKGNGKLKARKYEEAIVDFDQSIRFKSDFEQAWYKRGSALLQLQKDEEALTAYDKAVEIKPDFWEVWYERAFALKALQRHEDAIESFNKALEFQPEFYVLWYEKGKLLAHLELHKEAIAAYDKAIEIYAYDATIWTDRGVALGYLKRYEEAIASCEKAIKINPKNFLAWYNKGGCYAEQGNVEMAIETLQQAAKIDRERFKNHAKNDTSFDLIKNHPAFKKLIDE, encoded by the coding sequence ATGTTGCAAGTTGCCATTTTCGTTTGTGTTGGGTGGTTGGCGTCGGTTTGTCTCCACGAATTCGGTCATGCAATCGTTGCCTATTGGGGTGGAGACACATCAGTAAAAGAGAAAGGTTATTTAACTTTAAATCCGCTTAAATATACCGATTTTAATTTAAGTCTAGTATTACCATTAATTTTCTTATTACTTGGGGGAATTCCCCTCCCAGGTGCAGCAGTATATATCAATCATCACCGCTTACGCAATCGATTTTGGAAAAGCGCCGTTTCCGCTGCCGGCCCATTATTTAGCATTCTAGTAATGTTAATATTAGCCATCATTTTTAAATTAGGATTTCCATCATCTTTAGATGCAATCAATACCATATCTTTGGGGGGAAATGGAGAAGCGTTATCAATAAATGATTATACCTGGATTTGGCCTGCTTTGGCATTTTTGATTTATTTAGAAGCTTTTGTTGTGATAATAAATTTGTTGCCAATTCCATCCCTAGACGGTTTTGGTATCATCGAACCTTGGCTACCTCCAGAAATGCAAAATCAAGCCAGAAAATTTTCCAAATTCGGAATTATTCTTCTGTTTGGTTTGCTGTGGTTTGTCGAACCATTGGGTAGTGCATTAGCAAGGGGTGCGTTCTACATTACCCATCTACTTGGCATTTCATCGTTAATGATAAGTTTAGGGGCTCAACTATTTAATAAATGGGCTGCCTTTTTATTGGTTGCTGCAATTATTATTGCTTTCGTAGTACGTAAAATAACCCAAAAACCCCATGAAGCTTGGTACGAAAAAGGTAATGGAAAATTGAAAGCCAGAAAATATGAAGAAGCCATTGTTGATTTTGACCAATCTATTCGATTTAAGTCTGATTTTGAGCAAGCTTGGTATAAGCGAGGATCGGCATTGCTGCAACTGCAAAAAGATGAGGAAGCGCTAACCGCTTATGATAAAGCAGTCGAAATTAAACCGGACTTTTGGGAAGTTTGGTACGAACGAGCCTTTGCTCTTAAGGCTTTGCAGCGACATGAAGATGCGATCGAATCATTTAATAAAGCATTAGAATTCCAACCAGAATTTTATGTGTTGTGGTATGAAAAAGGGAAATTGCTAGCGCATTTAGAACTGCATAAAGAAGCGATAGCAGCTTATGATAAAGCAATTGAAATTTATGCTTATGATGCAACTATTTGGACAGATAGAGGCGTGGCTTTAGGTTATTTAAAACGCTACGAAGAAGCCATAGCATCTTGTGAAAAAGCGATTAAAATCAATCCTAAAAACTTTTTGGCCTGGTATAACAAAGGTGGTTGTTATGCAGAACAAGGTAATGTAGAAATGGCAATTGAAACTTTACAGCAAGCAGCCAAAATAGATCGTGAAAGATTTAAAAATCATGCCAAAAACGACACTAGTTTTGATTTAATCAAAAATCATCCAGCTTTTAAGAAGTTAATTGATGAATAA
- a CDS encoding histone deacetylase translates to MELLTNMLPVIYSDRFLLHDTGAYHPERPQRLSAIVNALKNVHYADKLDWQEPTPVQKRTLIPLLEKVHSQTHIERVKAIAQNGGGRLDADTPVSPDSYDIALLAVSAWLDGIDRVLTTGEPAFVLARPPGHHAERDRGMGFCLFSNAAAAAYYALEQPGINRIAILDWDVHHGNGTQDIIETHPKIAYCSLHQSPCYPGTGYADERGEYKNVLNIPMMPGSNVADYRQAFESQVVPFLSIFRPDLLIVSAGYDANAADPLASIELLPQDFGSFTDYCLKLTRKILFGLEGGYDLTALSQSVIATIERCLI, encoded by the coding sequence ATCGATTTTTGTTGCACGACACTGGCGCGTATCATCCAGAACGTCCTCAACGCTTAAGTGCTATTGTGAATGCTTTAAAAAACGTACATTATGCCGATAAACTTGATTGGCAAGAACCGACACCAGTACAAAAAAGAACATTAATCCCTTTGCTGGAAAAGGTGCATTCTCAGACCCATATTGAGAGAGTGAAAGCGATCGCGCAAAATGGGGGAGGAAGGCTGGATGCCGATACTCCCGTTTCCCCTGACAGTTATGATATTGCGCTGTTGGCGGTAAGTGCTTGGTTAGATGGGATCGATCGCGTTTTAACTACGGGAGAACCTGCTTTCGTGTTAGCGCGTCCGCCGGGACATCACGCCGAACGCGATCGGGGTATGGGATTTTGCTTATTTTCCAATGCAGCAGCAGCAGCATATTACGCTTTGGAACAACCGGGCATCAACCGCATAGCAATCTTAGATTGGGACGTGCATCACGGCAACGGCACTCAAGATATTATTGAAACTCATCCTAAAATTGCATATTGTTCTTTGCACCAATCACCTTGTTATCCAGGTACGGGATATGCAGACGAACGGGGAGAATATAAAAACGTGCTGAATATTCCCATGATGCCCGGTAGCAATGTAGCTGATTACCGACAGGCATTTGAATCCCAAGTCGTGCCATTTTTATCGATTTTTCGACCGGATTTATTAATAGTAAGTGCTGGTTACGATGCCAACGCCGCCGATCCCTTAGCTAGTATTGAATTACTACCCCAAGATTTCGGGTCATTCACCGATTATTGTTTGAAATTGACTCGAAAAATTCTGTTTGGTTTAGAAGGAGGTTACGATTTGACAGCGCTTTCCCAATCAGTAATCGCCACCATCGAACGTTGTTTAATTTAA